In Polyangia bacterium, the following are encoded in one genomic region:
- a CDS encoding response regulator, translating into MKSTVLIVDDDPITRTRLSARLESEGFRTLLAANGREALSVLEDQTPTLILIDLQMPVMDGWRLVQAIRCYDELAAIPVVLMTESEDDTALLPAIPQVRKPVDRGNAFETLRFTLQRLTAAA; encoded by the coding sequence ATGAAATCGACGGTCCTCATTGTCGACGACGATCCGATCACTCGAACGCGCCTCTCGGCCCGGCTGGAGAGCGAAGGGTTCCGCACGCTGCTGGCCGCCAACGGCCGCGAAGCGCTGAGCGTGCTGGAAGATCAGACCCCGACTTTGATTCTGATCGACCTGCAGATGCCGGTGATGGACGGCTGGAGGCTGGTGCAAGCAATACGCTGCTACGACGAACTGGCCGCGATTCCCGTGGTGCTGATGACCGAGAGCGAGGATGACACCGCCCTGCTCCCGGCGATACCGCAGGTCCGAAAGCCTGTGGATCGCGGCAACGCCTTCGAGACGCTGCGGTTCACGCTGCAGCGGTTGACGGCAGCGGCCTAG
- a CDS encoding FecR family protein, translated as MTRDDPTRHAQAAARLLRRMRQESPPSEPADRGRLTDAVAHALGARARRRTARRRATGFAAAAVVLLVGGLALRQAAPPRTSPASSPINDRDLTVLDEVNREGSGADAFLAGSPPMRLKRGMTLPAGIRLTSPGEAEVQLGSAAGTVMTMEKAASLTVTEASATQRFALHTGAVRVHVAPLASGERFVIDTGDAEIEVHGTTFRVAVMPPDATCADPGRTRVSVTEGVVTVRSRGDEVRLASGGAWVSVCEGVPTPVPAPASTQTRTPVRPTAGPRRTSTAAVSSASLLADQNNLFAAAVRARNHGLGREAATLFERLIDEYPASPLAESAAAQRMKVLSSIDATAGARAAADYLRRFPSGFARGEAQRWLEESPPR; from the coding sequence ATGACGCGCGATGATCCCACCCGTCACGCGCAGGCGGCGGCGCGCCTGCTCAGGCGAATGCGCCAGGAGTCACCGCCCAGCGAGCCGGCGGATCGCGGGCGCTTGACCGACGCTGTTGCGCACGCGCTCGGCGCCCGCGCGCGGCGCCGAACCGCGCGACGACGGGCCACCGGTTTTGCGGCCGCGGCGGTGGTCTTGCTGGTCGGCGGTCTGGCGCTGCGCCAGGCGGCGCCGCCGCGGACTTCGCCCGCGTCGAGTCCGATCAACGATCGCGACCTGACCGTATTGGATGAGGTGAACCGGGAGGGAAGCGGCGCGGACGCTTTTCTGGCGGGGTCGCCGCCCATGCGTCTCAAGCGCGGCATGACGTTGCCGGCGGGGATCCGGCTGACATCACCCGGTGAGGCCGAGGTCCAGCTGGGCTCGGCGGCGGGGACGGTGATGACCATGGAGAAGGCGGCGTCGTTGACGGTGACCGAAGCCAGCGCCACCCAGCGATTCGCTTTGCACACCGGCGCCGTGCGGGTGCACGTGGCTCCGCTGGCGTCGGGCGAGCGGTTCGTTATCGACACGGGCGACGCCGAGATCGAAGTGCACGGCACCACCTTCCGCGTGGCGGTGATGCCGCCCGATGCGACGTGTGCCGATCCGGGCCGGACCCGCGTCTCCGTCACCGAAGGCGTGGTGACGGTGCGCTCGCGCGGCGACGAAGTGCGCCTGGCCTCGGGCGGCGCCTGGGTATCGGTATGCGAAGGCGTTCCGACGCCGGTGCCGGCGCCCGCGTCAACGCAAACTCGCACGCCCGTGCGCCCGACGGCCGGGCCGCGCCGGACGTCAACCGCCGCAGTTTCCTCGGCGTCGCTGCTGGCCGATCAAAACAACTTGTTCGCCGCCGCGGTTCGCGCCCGCAATCATGGCCTGGGCCGCGAAGCGGCGACTTTGTTCGAACGCCTGATTGACGAATATCCGGCCAGTCCGCTGGCAGAGAGCGCGGCGGCGCAACGAATGAAAGTCCTGTCGTCAATCGACGCCACCGCCGGCGCGCGGGCGGCCGCCGATTATCTGCGCCGATTCCCCTCCGGGTTCGCGCGTGGCGAAGCGCAGCGCTGGTTGGAAGAATCGCCACCGCGTTAG
- a CDS encoding sigma-70 family RNA polymerase sigma factor, translated as MAAVRAGDPEVATALCDRVWPQVERTARRLLGKSDPDRDDVEQLSLIELVNTIGRYRGDCSLDTWAQTVTSHVVFKHIRRRRIERTIFTDLLVDDSLFPGPSAAVERRSLSRDLLMRVAGLLDEMNHQRAWPFILHDVLGYDLREIADMTKTSVAATQSRLVRGRRELHAKVAADPALAEAIHRMEEPR; from the coding sequence TTGGCGGCTGTTCGCGCGGGCGATCCCGAAGTGGCGACGGCCTTGTGCGATCGGGTGTGGCCTCAGGTGGAGCGGACGGCGCGGCGCCTGCTGGGGAAAAGTGATCCTGATCGGGACGACGTCGAACAACTGTCGCTAATCGAGCTGGTCAACACCATCGGCCGCTACCGCGGCGACTGTTCGCTGGACACCTGGGCGCAAACGGTGACGTCGCACGTGGTGTTCAAGCACATTCGCCGCCGGCGCATCGAGCGGACGATCTTCACCGACTTGCTGGTCGACGACAGTCTGTTCCCGGGGCCCAGCGCGGCCGTTGAGCGGCGATCATTGTCGCGCGATCTGCTGATGCGGGTGGCGGGATTGCTGGACGAGATGAACCACCAACGCGCCTGGCCGTTTATCCTGCACGACGTTTTGGGCTATGACCTGCGCGAGATCGCCGACATGACCAAGACCAGCGTGGCCGCCACGCAAAGCCGGCTGGTTCGCGGTCGGCGCGAGCTGCACGCGAAGGTGGCCGCGGATCCCGCCCTGGCGGAAGCGATTCATCGGATGGAGGAGCCGCGATGA